In the genome of Arachis stenosperma cultivar V10309 chromosome 6, arast.V10309.gnm1.PFL2, whole genome shotgun sequence, the window GGTTTGGTAGTAGCTGCCATTCTTTGTAAATTTTCATTCGTGACAGTTATAAACCGACGCAACATCAATACCTTGCAATAATGTATAACCCAAGTAGTTGCTAAGAATTACGGCTAAAATGTTTAGTATAACATCCAATCTAACCACAATTATTGATTATGTCccgtaaaatattttttataagttaaaAACCGCcacaaaaatcaataaaaaatgcATGCGGTTGTAGTGTGTGTTTTTTTATAAGCCACATACactaaggtagcgtttggtagagagacagagactgaaagactgagactgagagatAGGGACTAAGAGACAGAGACCGAAATAAAtttcagtattctgtttggtgtaaagtgagagacagaaattgaaataagaatgaaactctaatttaatttgcacaaaggataaaattagaattaattaattgaaatgagggtattttaggtataaaatgttattaaaatttcagtctccgtctctaaaaattttagtcccctgtgtccctactttttggaggtactgaaatactgaaattttaaggactgagacagaaattttagtaccggTCTCTGAGCCAATAAACATGATATTGTGTCTCAGTCTCCTAGTCTCTGTCCCAGTATCTCAAAAGAAACACTACCTAAAAGTATAGCGATAAAAAAGGTAAATAGTTTAACAGTAATGCTACGAAACAAAAAAAACTACaacaacttattttatttaatattcattaagAGAGTCACTTAGATAAAGATGTcaaaaacgtctttttttaaaaattaaaatttaacacatataatcaattaaattatattatttttattaaaattaaactggATAAATcagtttaacaaaaaaattaataaattaatattttttataaaaattactaCAATATTCCTATTATAAAACACAACtaaaatatttctattatatatatatatatatatatatatatatatatatatatattaattttaaaaattttaaattttaacccTATAACCATAGAGAAGAAAAgggttagaatttagaattctcaaaattaatatatataataagatcgaatattttaataattttatataatatggtattgtagtcattttttataaaaaataatattaatttagatggatttaaaatttgatcattatttttcggtcaaattaatttgtcagacctaattttgacaaaaataacataatttaagtgattatatgtgttaaattttaattattaaaaaatatctttagaaaaagatattttttgcgTCTTTATGGAAGCATCTCCCATTTATTAATTGTtgaagtaattaattaatattaaataagataaattataGCTGATTTtggctaaatttttttattaaatatttctaATAGTTTAATTAGATAAAACGGCATGAAATTTATGTTCAAAATTCATTGTCATTTATATAACAAACAGAATATTATTTAGTTTGATCTATGTTTGAAGttaaattttaaagcatgcattTCACAAGTCTAATAcattaaaaaaggaaaaaaaaaaacaaaaaagaggaGATATATAACTCAAGGAAATCTTTCTTTCCAGCTGGTCAATAAATCATAATATTTCAACACATGACAATAGTTTTATTCATTTTAACTTTATAAAATCTTTTACAATATATATGTATTAGTTTTCTAATAACTAGTGTCGTAGGTGTCTTCTTGACTTTCTATtgtatgaatatatatatatatatatatatatatatatatatatattatttaatatttattaattaaataaagtaaattttgattttttttaacaaacatttttattatatattaaaatatttaaattttaatttttcggcTAAACTATTTATGTGAAACACTTTAATACGTATGTTTAAGAATGGACAATTATTAATTAGCaacatttattaaaaaaaataaaacaaaataatgtGCAAGTCAACTAGAGATCAGTAGAAATGTGCTGAGTTTTATGCCAGCTAGGCCAAATGGTTTTACCCATGTAGGCATGCATTATGTATAATTAATCTTTAAATTAAATTGTATAAAACGATATTGctatttgtttgtttatttatttgatttatgtatGTGCATTACCTAGATGGGAGGGAACTTTGTTTGGGAATCTCTCGTGACACTTGCAGAGGAGACGACAAATACCAATTAGCTagcatatatacatatacatgcAACATTTGTACAACGTGACAAAACCTCATCTATTATTTCTGATCTCATCTACCTACATCTTCGTGGATTCTAGTTTTAGACTCAGATATTCCCAACATATTGTATGTGTTAAGGGTAAAGAATAATTTTATCATAtggtattaaaatttttatattaaaaaaatttagagtttaatcactgataaaccaaaaaaaattatcataaggcaaaaataaaaagaaaataaattgtataaaaattttaataaattaaaaaaaattgagattttGATTATGATTATATTAATATGGTTATAGTTGGATAATCCAAGCATAAATGTCCAATTTTGTAAATATTATTATGCTCCAAATTAAATATTAGTCCTACCGGTCGTTCAAGGAGTGAATTAGAAGTACAATCTAAtattaagatatatttttttagatattataatttaaattaaatagacCTAAATCAACGTCAAAATTAGTTTATGTGGTGAAAAATATCTCACATTTACAAattatttagatattttatttttaaaaaatatgagaCTTATAATAAATTGGTCGATCCCTTCATCATGTTTGAAGCATAAACATTTGTAAGTGGTGGGTGAATCAATAATATTAGATTGAATAATCTCTAATTAATATCGTATTAGAATTAGGATTGAATATGCTTAATCAAATAACTCCGATTAAAGCTAGTTTATgaggtaaaatatattttacactCATAAATTATGTAGATACTTTATCTTAGAgagatataaaattttataatataaaaaaacataCGTGTATTacgatataattttttaaaggcttaaattaatagaaaaaaattatgaaaaattatatttttaacacataaaaaaatataaatgagCATTTGTTATGTATAgcaattttattatttgaataaataaaattaattttgataaataataaaatctcttaaTGTATAAAAAAAACAGTTTTACTCTACTTGgttatagatttttttttaaaatcactAATGCCTCATTGACAAATGGACCACAATATTCAACCCTAATTCTCAAAGGACGGTGTACAGTGTACTGAAAGATTTTCgcatatctttttctttttcttccctaAACGTAACTGCCTGCGAGATAGagtatattaaaatattaaagttGAAGTATGTAACGCATTAAAAtgttaaattgaattaaattattattatgagATCTTTGCAAATCTCATTGAATGCATGCAGTGATCTAACTCATTCTGTCCTTCTCCTTCCTCACTTAGTCATCACTTCCCTTCGGGGCCCTTATTGCCAAGAGCCATCGTGTCAGAACAAAATAATGTAACAGCTGGGTGAAAACACTTTTCAGATATTTTTTGGTAACAAAGTTGCCAAAATATTTGATGGACACTTTATAAGAAAATtctattgaatttaattgtcttaaatatttataaatttattatattttattatataataatttggTAACAACTAAATTCACCACAACGAATACGAACGTATATGGGTGTTTGAATTGTGTTTGTCAAGCTAAAGTTTgaataaaaatgattttataaaattaattttaaataaaaataaatttatgttaatataattatttatgtttagtaattttatatcaaaatttattttgataaaataaatattatttaaataatattagttaaaattatttttaagtaaataattacttaaaaagacataatattaaattacaatgttatttttttatacatatttaattttttatatagtatatttttaatatttttagtactCTCTTTTAATAcgttataatttttaattattattattatttatggttaattttttatttaatttattttacctaatgagattaataaattatattataaaaagataataataaatataatacgaaaaaattataactataaaaatatataatgtcaaataaaaaattaataaaaaatagggCAAAAAACGGAAATAAGCCAATAGAGCAAGAAAATTACGTGAATCAGccaaactaaaaatttattcaCGAATCAGCCAAAGGACAATTCTATGTAATTCGAACTAGGTTGTTCGAACTCCATAATCACATAATTCGAACCTAGTTGGTTCGAACTCCATGCATCATAATTCGAACctagttgattcgaattacccCTATGTGCCACACCCCTAGTAATTCGAACCGagttggttcgaattactcacaaattgcatcaaatagtaattcgaaccaggctggttcAAATTACTAAGCATGTGATCCTAAGTAATGGAAGTGTTTTGTTACCAGATTTTTAAATGAAATGTCTGTTGAATGGACACGACAATAaataaatctaccatttaaatTAATACGTGatgcagaaattaaataatatcaAAATGCAAAGTAAAGATGTTTTCATAGTAAATGATAGATAATAAATCAATAAGTAACACAGACATACATGAACTGATAAATACATAGACGAAGATAGGTAACATACAACATGGCACACAAATCATCTAAATAGGTGTGACCCCGTGAAGCAACGACGTGGTACTCGTGTCCTCTGACCTCTCCGGATAAGGGGCTCCTCATCCTCGATCTCATCCTCCTCGTCTTGCGGGGCTGCCTTTGCAGGCGTCCTAGGCTGGACATGTAACGGTCGGGATGAAGACGGCCCGGCAACTGAATGTGACCCAGCAGTATGTGCTGAAGCTGGGGTACCACCCAAAGCGAAGTAGTCAGGAGGAGGCACGGAGGGAGGCTCATTAAGATCGACATCTAACGGTCCCTGTGTCCCCGTCGTCTGACTCCGGCCACGGGCAGCCTCATCCTCCTGCATGATGGCACTGATCTCATCGAGGAACTGTGGTCCACCGAAATCCGCATCAAGACCAACACCAGCAAGAAAGTCTGAGAACGTCCTGCCCGGACTCACCCATGGCGTACTCTCCTGAAGTGGCTGGTCGTCAACGGGAACACCGACGAAGTAATCTTGGAGCGGCCCCTCCCCAAGTCCTGCCTCATCATGGGCAGAGGGATCTCCGATAGCGTACCCCTCTCCACGCTGCCCGCCATGATGGGGACTAACAACCCCAACTGCAGCCCCTCCCCCACCGGCCACGTCACCAAGATCACCATCGTCGTGCCTTGCAACATGCGCCCTCCGTCTGCCTCCACGCCCTCGTCCTCGACCACGAACCCGACCTGCATCATCAGCCTCCTGCATAGCCTGGTCTAGCCACCTCCACTCACGCTGGCTCCGTCGTGTCCCGACTCGAGCTCTCCTCTCTATCCGACGCCTATCAGGGACGTCGTCAACAAGATCCATGTCAGGAACTAGCCCAGGACCCCTCTGTGACGTCTCGATAGGAATAGGAACGCCCCTCGGATCCCCCAAATACATCTCTGGTGACAAGAACCTCTTTCCATGACGACTCCACCAATCTAGGTATGCGTGCGACGGTCCAGGGTTCGCAACAACATCGAACCGGAGGACGTGGTCTGCACGACTCTCCCAATGAAGATGCCAATGCTGGAAAGAGGACGGGAACCAACGATCACCGCATCTCCCGTCCTTCGACATCAGAAAGTCGATGTTCAGGGCGGGATGCGGTCGGGGCTGGAACCGCCGAACTGTGGTAGAACCCTACCTATCTGATGCCACTCTATGACGGCAAAGTATATCAGTGACGTCACAGATCGCCACAACGTCGTGTGTCGAGGCTCCAACGCCTCCGGATGCACAACATGCAGTACCTCGGGAGAGCTATACGGCATCCAGATAAACTACACAAAAGTTACAACATTGTCAAGCAAACTACGTATACACAATATTAAAGTCTagttatataaataaaagtaacCGAAAGTATACTCACATCCGTGGGCTGTAACATGTCTATCTGCAGTCTCCACATCTGCACCCTAGGACCCTTCTCACTAACGGAAGGGTTGTAACCTGACCACCTGCATCAGACATCCGTGTTATTTCTAACTAAAAGTATGACAGAATTGTAAAACAGCACAAGCGTACTACAACAATAGGTAATTTAACTTGAAATATAACAGTAGATTACGTCGATGCCAAAGGCCAGCTGCACGTATCATACTCAGCAGGCCTAAACCTAGGAAAGCGCCAGAAGATCTAGGACTGAAGTAGCTGAAGTGGGCCCGCTAACTTCACCACATGTCGGTTCGCCACTCGGCACATGCATCGGTACAACCATGCCAATGCTGCAGACCCCCAACTATAGGAACCCATCTCCTCAAGCCTAGCTACGTACGGCAGCCATCTGATGTGAATGCGGTTTCCGGACTTGTCGGCAAACAGCTGAGTTCCCAACAACATCATGATATAGGCACGAGCATAGCGCCGGACGGTGTCCTCATCGGCTCCCTCGGGGCACTCTTCAAATGTTTCCTGGAACCAGCTGCTGTTTACTGCGAACTTCTGAACCTGGCTCGGAGGAGGAATCACTCCAAGCAACTCCTCGAACCACGCCCAAGCAGGACGTCCACCCTcgatatatatatgaaaatccGTAAGGTAACCGCTGACATAACGGCCGTCCACTGCCAACCCCAACTGGTACGCCACGTCCTGAAGCGTGATCGTGCACTCTCCGAATGGCATATGGAAAGTGTGCGTCTCAGGACTCCACCGCTCCATGAAGGCACTGAGAAGGGGCTCATCTATCCGGAACCATCTATCGTTTAGCCTCGTTAGATGGTATAACCCCGCCATCTGCAAGTACGGCACATACCGCTCATCGAGTCGCATGCCCTGTTGCCGCCGCATGCTCCTGATGCATCTCTGTGGCTGGGCATTACATGGACCACATTAGTAGATCGACATagaaaaccaataaaaaaattaagtaataaCATAAACCACTTATTGAAACCATTAACACAATATACATATGAAACCAATATAACAAACCGCTTACACATGCATATAGTAAACCACTAATAAAAACTACTAAATTGAACCGTCAAAAAAACTACTACTTTAAACCGCTAACATAAACCGGATACTATTCCACTATAAAAAACCACATGCAAATCTACTATCATAAACCGCACATAAAACCACTAATATAAACCGCTAACTAAAACCACATACAAAATCTCTAAAAAAACTACTTGCAATACCACTAcgataaaccactaacataaaccgcCACTAAAACCACATGCAAAACCACTAACTCAGATAAACTGATCGCAAAGAAGTGTTCTATCCACTAACCTCGTCGTTGATCACCCCGGCTATATGAGCGACTCCGTCCAACCGATATAGCATTGCCGGATCGTCTCCCATCTGCATACTTTTCTGATCGTGTCTTTATCGGATGGAATCTGGGTCGTTTTCTCTGGGATTTGGGTGGGGTATGGGGATGGAGAAGTTGTTCGAATGAGGGTGATTCAAACTCCTTATATAGCCGATAActtagtaattcgaaccagcctggttcgaattactattTGATGCAATTTGTGAGTAAGTTCGAATTACTAGGGGTGTGGCACATAGGGGTAATTCGAACCAACTAGGTTCGAATTATGATGCATGGAGTTCGAACCAACTAGGTTCAAATTATGTGATTATGGAGTTTGAAACAACCTAGTTCGAATTACATAAAATTGTCCTTTGGCTGATTCGTGAAGAAATTTTCAGTTTGGTTAATTCACGTAATTTTCTTGCTCCATTGGCTTATTTCCGTTTTTTGccctaaaaaatataaataacaaataataaaaaaaaatttatatagagagaaataataagaattctataaataatgtaataacatgtataaagaataaaattggtaaaaaaaataaatattaaaagttgTGGCTAAAAGCACGTTAGTGCAATAGAAAAGTtagaaattattattttttataaatgtaattttatgaataaaatcacTTCTGtcttcataaaaaaaaattagccaaataaaaaataaaaacttttaagAAAGTTTAATATGCTTTCTTTCCTTCAAAAGTGTTTACTAAACACACCTATATTATTGATCCCACAGTGGTCGGTCAATACAAATGGGCTTCCATTCGGCGGTAATCCCACTAAAACTGATAGAAACTTAATTAAAGTTAATTTTATGTGAaagttattaaataatttaagagatttgattaaattattttttaataattttcaattattaattttatataaaattaacttCTCTTAAATTTCTACTACCAAAATTACTGGCTTGATACGGAGCCTCATAATAGATAAGGGAGTAATGTTcccttaaattttaattatttcttataaattatatacaaattttaatttagtgatttctaaaatttttattttaattttattttattataaaattaataaaaatgtttaataataaaaataagttttgacttttttttttctttaaccGTAAAATTAATTTCTGTCTCTTCCTTCATATTTCATCAGCTAGCTCTATCCCTGTTTGTCACTTCCTCGCTCACTCTGGATATGAAGTAAATCAATCACAAGTTCTCTTGCTATTAGTATCTCAAATGAATAAtcaaaattacaaaatatataaCATGATTTTTAGTCCATTAAACTATACCtttcaataattataataataataataagcttTGTTTTCTCATTATGATCTTTGTTATTGACTTCAAATAAAGCTGTGTCAATTGAATAATAATGGGAGAGCAGGCTGAGTATGAACTAACATGATGATATATATTGAGAGGATGCATGGCTATAGCTAGGTTGATTCTTTAATTGAATGGAATTACCAACTGAGATGAGAATTCAGAAGATTGAATGAGAGTGGAGCCCCATTGCCTTAGGGCTTTAGGCATAAACCCTGACAATCTGACATACATTAACATGAAAATAGTATGCCGACACTGAGTTTCTAGTACACTTCCTTCTGCTACTCTAACGTGATCATACTCTCTCTTCATTCAACAATAACTATCAATGCCTCAACAACTAACATtccaataataattataatcaaTAATGCTCTCctttccatttttatttttcattttgtatgACCACAGGTAGAGCTAGCCAGTtctcataaaattattttttctaaaaaattaaattgatatggatatatatgtaaatagttatatttttaacatatttttgcaaacaattttttctttttgaattttatatgaatttttgcatgtgttttattatttttttatttatcttatgcTAAAATTATATGAATTGATTCACCAAGCATTGAATAAATAcattattcaaaatattttctaatgACTTATAACTCAAATAGTTTTCTCATATTCATCTAAAAGTAACAGTTCGAATCTCATTcctaatttacaaaaaaaaaaaaaaattgcaacaaGGACCTTAATTTTTGGTGGCTCAACTTGGTTACGATAAAAACTAGATTAATACCgagttttattttaaaataatatctcaaatcaatctttaaaaaatattttgttgaatattttaattcttacaaattttaatcattaaattaattaattcttattATATTAGATAAATCATTCGTCAGATTGTTCGTTTATATAAAAAAACTAATgtaaaaatgtttaaaattcttattttttaaagacTAGTATGTTTTTGTTAAATAACCATAGAGattaatttatctaattttttattaaaatttgatgtaaaaattgatttatataataaaataaaaaaattatagactTACTAGTTATTAAAATTGTTAAAAGATTAAAATGTTTGAGTAAAAATTTTTTAGAGACCCGTTAAAATATTACTctttattctattaaaaaaaagtatgaTAAAACTTGATGGGAAATAATAAGTAATAACAGTAGTATACGAACTTTCTAAAATCAAACCAGTTTTATTATTCTAAATTGGTGCTGAAATGGTATTCGACTTTCTCACCAAGCAAATCGTCCACTTCTTTTGTACCAAAAAATAATAGGGTTTCATTATGTCTTTCTCCACAACCAATAGTGTGTGACGCAGTCCATAAGATTTTATTCTTCTTGAGTctaaaaatacatatattttttgtttgaatgctttatatatatatatatatatatactcatcCGTGATCATCAACGCATATAAATGCGTGCCTATTtaatttgttgttattgttagtTGTTTGCATGAACCATGCATGTGATTAAAAATGGAACAAAAATgtttagaaaatcataaaaaaaataatctaaaatagttttaaatgattttattttatattcttagTTACTGTTgtaataattgaataattttatatataataaatatataatataaatactatatatataaaattataaatattaaattaaataaaataattttaaattattatcccTTCGCATTAACAAATAGATGAACATGGACTCGTTAATGGTAAGTTTAAGTATTATTCCGTCTTTCATTCTCATGTATGAGtttctcattttcattttctatctttattGGATTCTTATCTATAAATTTCAGCAGGTTGCAACTTGCaaatatatatcataaaatctttttttttttattatttatatatctaGCATGATCCTCGCCTAATAGTCTGTTTTGGATCTGTGTGAATCTTTTTATatagatttttttcttttttttgtaagCTTAATATTGaaattctttcttttaaaataaaaagaatcaacctagaatttaagttataaaaattttaatattatgtcatgaaattattttttcaaaaaaaaattaataggagtagacatataaataaatatgtcTTTAACAACatgaataaaagtaaaaaattaataataaaaaaaaatattttaatagatTTAAAcataatacaaaataattcaaTCACGCACTATAATTCAgcttaaaaatttataaataaaaatatttacaaaatcaACAATGGTATAtgtataattataatttaagataataaataaatagcatTTTACTAAACTAATATAAATTAGCTAAAATTTAATACTAATATTATAAgacttagaatttttagaaaatctTATTATGAGTGAATTTcgatttatttattcattaagtACTTTAAtctcagaaattattttattaaagataaataaaataaattttgattaattgagttaaaaataatttaagattttatttaattttataattatcgaattattttctatatttaaattataaagtttagcaaatatgaaataataagaattttatatgatttaggttaaataattgagatttcggaatttaatactttaatttttataaacaaagaaaattaattatattatcttatattttaaattagaatactTAATTAAAAGCCAATTATcaaattgataaataaataatattttaaaataattttaaagattaagTTAGCTTTTAAATTAACACTTTATAccttaatttgattaaaattaaCCAAATCCAAATTAAACCCAAAACTCCCCAATTTTATAAACAAACCCTAATTTACTACCCTAACCCACCCTCACTCTTCTCTCAGCGCAGGAACCCTAGCCACCCCAGAGCCCAACGAaacaaagaaaggaagaaaGGGAAAAAAGGAAACGAAGAGAGTAGAGGGGAAGAGAGACTGATGAAGGAAAAGAGAAGAGGGAGATCTGAGAAAGCTGAACGGGAAGAGAGGGAAGGAGACCTCGCCGCTGCACCCAACCTGCTGCATGCTGCGTCGCATCGCTACCTAGATCGTGTCCATCTCGCACTGCCACTGCGCCATGTTCTGCCGCCAAGCTTGCCTTGCTATCGCGTCTCGTGCCGCCAGCTTCGCCGCCCGTTGTTATTGCGCAAGGAGCAGAAGTGAGGAAGGGAGACGGGTTCGCGAGGGAGAAGAGGATGCTGTGCCGTCTAGCAGTCGTTGCCACCGTCGGATTCGCGAACAGAGGACACGCGATAGGGAACCGTCGCGGAGCTGCCGTTATCGCCGCGTTGCTGGGTTCACCACCACTGCTGCCACCGAAAACCGCCTTTGAAGCCTGTGTCTGTTGGTAAGCTCTAACCCTGTCTCAGCTTCTTTATCCGTTAAGTTCTCCATTACCATCAGAGTTATTGCTAGGTTGTTTGTGCTAGGAGTTTATTGCGAGTTATCGCCGCCAGATCCGCCGTCGCCGAATCTCATCACCGCTGCTGGAGCCTCTGGCCGTTGGGACCGCCATTCTTACCACCGCTGATGAAGCTCACTGGAGTTACTCGAAGGTTATTGCCGCTATAATTGGTTTTGTTGGAAGCTGTGCTGCTGCAGGTGTGGTTGCCAAAAACTGCCACCGGAACCCTTGTTTTCTTGGTAAGCATTTTGTTTCTAAAACCTCTTAAAATAAGTGTTTTGTTATAATCTGTTAGAGATTTTGAGATGTTGGTACCGTAGGTTTGAGTTCTGGTATTTGCGCGTCGAAATTAAGGTTGTTGTTGAACCACCGAAACTTCTAGTAGCCGCCGTCACTAGAGATAGTTGCCAGAGCTGCCATTTGATCGGTTCGAGGGTTGCTGTTGCTTTTTTTCTCGTGGTGAGATTATTTGGTTCTGTTTCAATTTATCGTAATATTGCATTactaatttatttctaattctCCTTAATATCAATTTCGCATTAAATTTCAATTTATGTCAGAAAAGTGTTGTTGCTGCGATTCTTGATGCCGCTGTTGATATTGCTTGAAAATAAACAAGGTTGCTGCCGCTGCtgtaaaattgaaaataatcaAAAGAGGAATTGATGCGTCTAACTACTGAGCTTTGACTAAAGTGAAGtagga includes:
- the LOC130933783 gene encoding protein MAIN-LIKE 1-like, whose amino-acid sequence is MRRQQGMRLDERYVPYLQMAGLYHLTRLNDRWFRIDEPLLSAFMERWSPETHTFHMPFGECTITLQDVAYQLGLAVDGRYVSGYLTDFHIYIEGGRPAWAWFEELLGVIPPPSQVQKFAVNSSWFQETFEECPEGADEDTVRRYARAYIMMLLGTQLFADKSGNRIHIRWLPYVARLEEMGSYSWGSAALAWLYRCMCRVANRHVVKWSGYNPSVSEKGPRVQMWRLQIDMLQPTDFIWMPYSSPEVLHVVHPEALEPRHTTLWRSVTSLIYFAVIEWHQIGRVLPQFGGSSPDRIPP